The Heliangelus exortis chromosome 10, bHelExo1.hap1, whole genome shotgun sequence genome includes a window with the following:
- the ADRA2C gene encoding alpha-2C adrenergic receptor, with product MDLLLVVNTSLGSPNESLALPPSSPSSSALLQSPSPYSPAAVASLAAVVGFLIVFTIVGNVLVVIAVLTSRALRAPQNLFLVSLASADILVATLVMPFSLANELMNYWYFGKAWCNIYQALDVLFCTSSIVHLCAISLDRYWSVTQAVEYNLKRTPRRIKAIILTVWLISAVISFPPLISVYQDPEGGDGFPQCKLNDETWYILSSCIGSFFAPCIIMVLVYIRIYRVAKLRTRTLSVKRTMPEGSSQTENGLSRAAGGCTSLRMQLGENGHYSAHHWRKASELEDIELEESSTSESRRRRSREEHPRKSSKSQSFSYSYSSKHSSSRLSRASNRSMQLFSYRRRRKRSSICHKKVTQAREKRFTFVLAVVMGVFVVCWFPFFFSYSLYGICREACEVPETLFKFFFWIGYCNSSLNPVIYTIFNQDFRRSFKHILFKKKKKNIWH from the coding sequence ATGgatctgctgctggtggtgaaCACGAGCCTGGGCTCCCCCAACGAGTCCCTGGCGCTGCCCCCCTCCTCACCGTCCTCCTCAGCTCTCCTGCAGTCGCCCTCCCCTTACTCCCCGGCGGCCGTGGCCAGCCTGGCAGCGGTGGTGGGCTTCCTCATCGTCTTCACCATCGTGGGCAACGTGCTGGTGGTGATCGCGGTCCTCACCAGCCGGGCGCTAAGAGCACCCCAGAACCTCTTCCTGGTGTCCCTGGCCAGTGCGGACATCCTGGTGGCTACTCTGGTCATGCCTTTCTCCTTAGCCAACGAGCTCATGAATTACTGGTACTTCGGCAAGGCTTGGTGTAACATTTACCAGGCACTGGATGTGCTCTTCTGCACCTCCTCCATCGTCCACCTGTGTGCCATCAGCCTCGACAGGTATTGGTCAGTCACACAGGCAGTGGAGTACAACCTCAAACGGACCCCTCGGCGGATCAAGGCCATCATCCTCACTGTCTGGCTCATTTCAGCTGTCATCTCCTTCCCGCCATTGATCTCTGTGTACCAAGACCCTGAAGGAGGAGATGGTTTTCCCCAGTGCAAGCTCAATGATGAGACGTGGTACATCCTTTCATCTTGTATTGGCTCTTTCTTTGCCCCCTGCATCATCATGGTGTTGGTCTATATCCGCATCTACCGCGTGGCCAAGCTAAGGACCAGGACCCTCTCTGTGAAGCGTACAATGCCAGAGGGGTCCTCCCAGACTGAGAATGGTTTGAGCcgtgctgctgggggctgcactTCCCTGAGAATGCAGCTGGGAGAGAACGGACATTACTCGGCGCACCACTGGCGTAAAGCCTCCGAGCTGGAGGACATcgagctggaggagagcagcaccTCAGAGAGCAGACGGAGGCGGAGCCGGGAGGAGCATCCCCGCAAAAGCAGCAAGAGCCAGTCCTTTTCCTACTCATATTCCTCCAAGCACTCCAGTAGTCGTCTGTCCCGTGCCAGCAACCGCTCCATGCAGCTCTTCTCGTATCGCCGTCGCAGGAAGCGTAGCAGCATCTGCCATAAGAAAGTCACTCAGGCCCGGGAGAAACGCTTCACTTTTGTGCTGGCCGTCGTCATGGGGGTCTTTGTAGTGTGCTGGTTCCCCTTCTTCTTCAGCTACAGCCTCTATGGTATTTGCAGGGAGGCATGTGAGGTTCCTGAGACTCTCTTCAAGTTCTTCTTCTGGATTGGGTATTGCAATAGCTCCCTCAACCCAGTCATCTACACCATCTTCAACCAAGACTTCCGCAGGTCCTTTAAACAcattctctttaaaaagaagaagaagaacaTTTGGCACTGA